The region CCCCTTGCCGGGCTTTACGTGCTGGAAGCTGAGGATGGTGAACCGCTTGCCGTCGACGCGTATGGCGCTGCCGTTCCTGAACTGGTTGGTGGATATCATGCTTCGTCTCTCCTCTGCTTGCTTGCGGCCTGCCCGCGACACGGGCGCGCCCGGAAGGGCCGGGCGGCAGGGCGATATTATCGCACATGGAGCCTCCCCGCTTTCCCCGCGGCCGCCCCCTCCTACGCCGCCTCGAGGACGGCCTCCACGGCGCTCAGGGCCTCCTCCTCCCCGACCTCCACCCCCCACACGGGGCGCCCGACCTCCCGGAGCAGCACGAACCGGTGCTCCCCGCCCCGGCGCTTTTTGTCCCGCCTCATGGCCCCGAGCACCTCCGCGGCCTCGAGCCCCCGGACGCGCACGGGAAGGCCGGCCTCCCGGAGCAGCCGCTCGTGCAGGCCGACGAGGTCCGTCCCGAAGACCCTGCGGGAGAGCAGGGCCTCGGCGACCATCCCCGCCGCGACCGCCTCCCCGTGCGCCAGGCCGTACCCGGAGGCGGCCTCGAGCCCGTGGCCCACGGTGTGGCCGTAGTTGAGGATGGCGCGCCGCCCCCGCTCGCGCTCGTCCTCGGCGACCACCCCGGCCTTGAAGGAGACGGAGAGGAGGACGAGCTCCTCGAGCGCCCCCGCGTCCCCCGCCAGGGCCTCCGCGAGCCGCTGCAGGGCCCCGAAGAGCCTCCCGCCGGCCAGAAGGCCCATCTTGACGACCTCGGCGAGCCCCATGGAGAGCTCCCGCCGCGGCAGGCTCTCCAGAAAGCCGAGGTCGGCCGCCACCAGCCGGGGCTGCAGGAAGGCCCCGACCAGGTTCTTCCCCTCCGGAAGATCCAACCCCGTCTTGCCGCCGACGGAGCTGTCGACCATGGCGAGCAGGGTCGTGGGCAGCATGACGAGGGAGATGCCGCGCATGTAGCTCGCCGCGACGAACCCCCCGAGGTCCCCCACCACCCCGCCGCCCAGGGCGAAGAGGGCGCCGTCGCGCATGAGGCCCGCCCGCGCGAGACGCCGCAGCACCTCGCCGTAGACGGCGAGGCTCTTGGAGCCCTCGCCGGCGGGGACCTCCACGGTCTCGAGCACCCGCCAGCCGGCCGCCCGCAGCGAGCGGCGAACCCTCCCGGCGTAGAGCGGCCCCACGGTGGAGTCGGTGAGCAGGGCGCAGTCCCCCACCTCCAGCGCCGCGGCCGCGAGCGCCCCCACGTCCAGCCCGCAGCCCACCTCGACCGGGTAGGCCTCCCCGGCGCGCACCGCTACGCGCCCAGCCACCGGGCTATCTCCTCGGCGACCTCCTCCGCGCCCCGGCCGTCCACGCCGACCGTGAGGTCGGCGACCTCCCGGTAGAGGGGCAGCCGGAGCTCGTACCGGCGGCAAAACTCCTCGAAGCTCGCCCCCCGCAGGGGGCGGTCCGCGGCGCGGGTCCGGGCGTAGAGCCGCCGCAGGTCCTCCTCCAGGAAGACCGTCGCCGCCCGCTCCCGGAGCAGCCGCCGGTTGTCCTCGCGCAGCACCGCCCCGCCGCCGCAGGCTATGACGCGGGGCGCCGAACCGGGCCGGAGGGCCTCGGCGAGCTGGCCGTGCTCGAGCCCGCGGAAGCCCTCCTCCCCGCGCTCGGCGAAGATCAGGGGTATAGAGCGCCCGGCGCTGCGGGCGACGGCCTCGTCCAGGTCCACGAACTCCGCGCCGAGCCGGCCGGCGAGCAGCCGCCCCACGGTGCTCTTGCCGCAGCCCATATACCCCACGATGGCCACCCTCTCCCTCAAACCCGCCGGCCCCTCAGGCGTCCGCGCGGCGCGCGGGAAGCCCGATGCGCCGCATGTAGTGCTCGTAGGAGGCCCGGATGTCCTCCAGGGCGTCCGCCCCGAACTTCTCCAGGAACGCCTCGGCCAGCACCACCGCCACCATCGCCTCCCCGATGACCGCGGCGGCGGGCACGGCGCAGCTGTCGGCCCGCTCGCGGAACGCCCGCGCCTCCTCGCCGGTGGAGAGGTCCACCGTCCGGAGCGCCCGGGCGATGGTGGAGATGGGCTTCATCGCCGCCGCCACCACCACGGGCTCGCCATTGGTCATCCCGCCCTCGAGCCCGCCGAGGCGGTTGCTGGCCCGCCCGAGCGCCCCGCCGCGGCGGACGATCTCGTCCTGCACCTCGCTGGAGCGGCGGCGGGCGGCCTCGAAGGCGTCCCCGATCTCGACGCCCTTTATGGCGTTTATGGAGACGACGGCCGCGGCCAGCCGGGCGTCGAGCCGGTCCCGCCAGTCGGCGTAGGAGCCGAGCCCCGGCGGGCAGCCCTCGGCGACGACCACGAACTCCCCCCCCAGGGCGTCGCGGGCGTGGCGGGCGGCGTCTATCTCCGCCTTCATCCTCTCGGAGACCTCGGGGTCCGGGCAGCGCACCTCGGAGCGGTCGGCCTTCCCGGCCCCCGCGGCGGCGAGGGCGCGGTCCATCGCCACCTCCCCGATGCGGTAGACGGCGCTGAAGACCCGGACGCCGAACTCCCCGAGCAGCCGGCGGGCGACCGCCCCGGCGGCCACCCGGGCGACGGTCTCCCGGGCGCTGGAGCGCTCCAGCACGTTGCGCAGGTCCCCGAAGCCGTACTTCTGCATCCCCGCCAGGTCGGCGTGCCCGGGGCGGGGCAGCGTGATCGGCTCCGGCGGGTCCTCCACCGGCGCGGGGTTCATCCGGCGCTCCCAGTTGGCGTAGTCCCGGTTGCGCACGAGCATGGCGACCGGCGAGCCCAGGGTGCGGCCGTGGCGCACCCCGCCCAGGAACTCCACCCGGTCGCGCTCTATCTTCTGCCGCCCGCCCCGCCCGTAGCCGAGCTGCCGGCGGGCGAGGTCCCGGTCCACGTCCTCCGCCAGCAGCCGCAGCCCGGCGGGGACGCCGTGCACGATGACCACCTCCGCCGGGCCGTGCGACTCGCCGGCGGTGGAGAAGCCGAACCTCAACGCAGAACCTCGCGGGATGACATCCTTTCCAGACTACGGCACGCGGGCCCCGTCCGCAACCCGCCCGGGCGGCGGGAGGTTCCCCCCGCTCTGGAAGAGCCCCCGCGTGCGCTCGCGCGGGGGCGAGGGGCGCTGCTGGCGCGCCGGGCGGCGGGTGGCGTCCTCCCTCCCGAAGCCCGCCCCTCCCGGGGATGTCCTCTCCGGCGGCGGGGCGGCCGTCCCGGTCCGCTCGAAGCCCCTCTGCCCGGCGGTGGTCTCCTCCGGGCCGGAGGTGGCCTCGGAGCGCTGCAGCAGCTGGCGGAAGGGGTCCTTGCTCTGGTAGGCGGCGTAGGAGTCCACGTCGGGGGCCTCCACCGGCGCGGCGGGGGGCGGCGCCTCCCCGGCGGGCTCGCCCTGCCGGCTCGCCACCCGCTCCCCGCCGCCAAGCAGCGAGCCCGCGGCGGCCCAGGCGAAGAGGAAGACCGCCACGACCGCCAGGACCGGGGGCAAAACCCGGTTGTCCCGGACGAGCGCGTCCAGGAGGACGCGCCCCGCCCCCTCCCTCAGGTCTCTACCCGCCACCGGAGGTCACCTCCCCCGTCGTCGTCTCTCCGGCCCCTGCTCCGGCAGGGCCCTCCGGCTGGAAGTATATCTCCGCCCGCACCTCCACCCTCAGAAGGCGCTCGATGCCCGCGGCCGCGCCGGCGGCCTCCGCGGGCTCGTAGGAGACCTCGTTCACCGCGACCAGCCGCACCAGGTTCTGCAGCCGGAGCAGGAAGTCCTGCATCTCCTCGTAGGTTCCCTCGAAGGTCATTGTAACCGGGACGACCGAGTAGGGGCCACCGGTCTCCGGGGCGCCGGGGGTGCCGGGCTCTATGGAGAGCTGGGTCACCCCGGAGGCCCGCGCCACCTCCTCCACCTGGACGATGAAGGTGGGGATCTCGGGCCGCTCCGGGATCCGCCGCGAGAGCTCCAGCAGCTGGCGCTCGAGCTCCGGGGCGTTGCGCCGGACGTCCTCGAGCCTCCGCACCTCCTCCCGGAGGCCGGCGAGCCGGGCCTCCTTCTGGTCCCGCTCCTGCGCGCTGGACTGCAGCCTGTCCAGCAGCGGGCTCAAGAGGAGCAGGTAGGCCAGCGCCACCGCGGCCAGGATGCCGAGCGCCCCGAAGACGAGCGTCCTGCGCTCGCCGTCCACCTACCGGGCGCCCCCCGCGCGGGACGCCTGCTCCTCCAGCCCCTCCAGCCGGAGCTCGGTCCCCGCCGCGCCGACCTCCGTCACCAGCTCCGACTCGGCCTCGAAGCTCAGGGCCGGCCGGATAAAGGTCTGCCGGTCCAGCTCGGCCGACTCCAGCCGGGTGTTGGCCAGAAAGCGCAGGTTGTCCATGCGCACCACGAAGTCCGCCACGTTGCGGTACTCGGGGAGGGCGACCCCGGTGAAGACCACCCGCCCGGGCGGCTCCAGCGGCTGCCCCACCGGGGCGTCTATGTCCACCGGGGAGGCCTCGGCGGACATGGTCTCCAGGGCGGTGGTGGTGGGGATCACGAAGGCCAGCCCCTGCAAAAACTCCGCCCACTGGAAGCGGCTGCGGTAGATGCCGTCGGCCACGGGCTTCTTCTCCTCTATGCGGGCCTGGAGCCCCCGGTAGGGGCTGAGGGCCTCCAGGCGCCGGTTCTGCTCGGCGATCCGGGCGTCCAGCTCGGCTATGCGGCTCTCCACCATATAGATGCGCACCACCAGAAACAGCGCCACGAGCCCGACGACCAGCAGGGCGGCGGCCCCCCCGACGAGCAGCAGCCCCGCCGCCCGCTGGCCGCGCAGCCGCTCCAGCCCGCGCCGCCGCTCCTCGGGGGGGAGGAGGTTTATGCGCCTCACGGGCCCTCCTCCATGGCGAGCCCGAGCGCCACGGCGAGCACCGGCTCCATGGCCCGCAGCTGCTCGTCGGAGACGTTGGAGCGGTTCCTCAGGACCCCGGCGAGGGGGCGCGCCGGCTCCACCGGCAGCCCCAGCAGCTCGGAGAGGTGGGAGGCGAGGCCGGGGATGAGCCCGGCCTCCCCGGAGAGAATCACGAGCGAGACCTCCCGGGACCCGGGCTGCGCCTGGTGGTACTCGGCGGAGCGCTGGACCTCCTCGGCGAGCAGGCGGACGGCCTCCTCCAGCCCCCGCCGCACGTCGTAGACGAGGGCCGGGTCGGGAAGCTCCTCGGTCTCCTGCTGCTCCGGGGCGGGGAGGGAGGGGGCCTCGGGGACGCCGCCGAGGCCCACGCCGGGCTCGAAGACGAGCCTCTCCGCCTGGTCCTCCGGGAGGTCCGCGACCTCGGAGACCCGCCGCACGAAGTCCCGGACCCCGAGCGGGAGAAAGCGGACCAGCGCGGGACGCCCGCCGCCGGCGACGAGCAGGTTGGAGAGTTCGCCCCCGACGTCCAGCAGCACCACGTCGCCCTCGTCCTCGAAGAAGGTCGCGGGGAGGGCCGAGCGCAGCAGGCAAAGCGCCTTCACGTCCACCCCGACCGGCCGGAACCCCCCGGAACGGACCGCCGCGGTGAGCCGGCGGACCATCTCCTTGCGGGCGGCGACGAGCAGCACCCTGTCCTCCCCGGGGTTCTCGGGGGAGGGGCCGAGCACAGCGTGGTCCAGGACCGCCTCCTCGAGCGGCACCGGGATGTAGTCCTGGGCCTGGAAGGCGAGGGCCCCGGCGAGCTCGCCGGGCTCCATGCGCGGAAAGCTGACAAAGCGCACCACCACCTGCTCGTTCGCGACCCCGAGGAGCACGGATCTGCCCCGGAAGGCGTGGGTCTCCCGGAAGCTCCTCAACTCGGCGGCCAGAAGCTCCGGGTCCGACACCTCGCCCCCGGAGATCACGCCCTCCGGGAGCCTGCGGTAGCCGACGTGCTCCAGAACGTAGCCCCCGGGGGAGCCGGAGAGCTGGACCGCCTTTATGGCGCTCCGGTCGATGTCCATCCCGATGGGCTGCGGCAGCAGACGCCCGAGCGCGGCTACCCGGCCCAGCACCCATCCACCCCCCTCCCCGGGAGGCCGGTCAACCGCCGCCCTCCCGGGCAACGTAGCGCAGCGGCCCCACCTCGGTGTCGCTCCCCACGGAGGCCTTGCGGCCCACACCGGAGTTGAAGCCCAGCAGGACCCGCGCCCCCACGCGGGCCCCGGGCCCCACCACGGAGCCGGCCGAGAGCCAGACCCCCGCCCCGACCTCGGCGTCGCGGTCCACGAGCGCCCCCGGCCCGATGAAGCTGTGGCTGCCGACCACGGCGTTCGGGTGGACGACGGCCCCGGCGGCGAGCACGGACCCGTCGCCGACCATCGCGGCCCCGGAGACGTAGGCCCCGGGGTGGACGGCGGTGAAGAAGCTCCCCCCGAGGGCCCGGATGGAGTTGGCGATGGAGAGGCGGGTCCGGTTGTCCGTTATGGCGACGATGACGTGCACGGGCTCGACGGAGAGCATGCTCTTGAGCATGCCTATGTCCCCCAGCACGGGGAAGCCGCGCACCTTCTCGGGGAGCACGGCGTGCGCGTCGTCGTAGAAGCCGAGGACCCTGTCCGAGATGCCGGCGGCGATGAGAACGTCGAGCGCGAGGCGCCCGTAGCCGCCCGCCCCGACTATGGCGAGCCGCATCTCCTCCTCGAAGTCTATGCCCCGGGCCTCGGCCTCGGGCTGCGACATGCCGGCGGCTAGTTCCGGACCGAAGATCTCGCGCCCCCCTCCTCGCGTTCCGGGCAGTTTAGCACCGCACAAGCCATCTTTGCTCTCCTGCGTGGGTGGGAGAACCCGTCGCCCCCAATGTATAGCCTCCGTTCAGCGGCGTAAAGCGCCCGTAAGGCTATGCCCCCGGAGGAACTCGGCGGCCCCGAGCCGCCGCCCCCCGGGAAGCTGCAGCTCGAGTATCTCCACGACGCCGCTTTCGCACCCCACGAAGAGCCGCCCGTCCCCGGCCCGCAGCTCGCCGGGGGCGAG is a window of Rubrobacter xylanophilus DSM 9941 DNA encoding:
- the aroB gene encoding 3-dehydroquinate synthase, which translates into the protein MAGRVAVRAGEAYPVEVGCGLDVGALAAAALEVGDCALLTDSTVGPLYAGRVRRSLRAAGWRVLETVEVPAGEGSKSLAVYGEVLRRLARAGLMRDGALFALGGGVVGDLGGFVAASYMRGISLVMLPTTLLAMVDSSVGGKTGLDLPEGKNLVGAFLQPRLVAADLGFLESLPRRELSMGLAEVVKMGLLAGGRLFGALQRLAEALAGDAGALEELVLLSVSFKAGVVAEDERERGRRAILNYGHTVGHGLEAASGYGLAHGEAVAAGMVAEALLSRRVFGTDLVGLHERLLREAGLPVRVRGLEAAEVLGAMRRDKKRRGGEHRFVLLREVGRPVWGVEVGEEEALSAVEAVLEAA
- the aroC gene encoding chorismate synthase, whose amino-acid sequence is MRFGFSTAGESHGPAEVVIVHGVPAGLRLLAEDVDRDLARRQLGYGRGGRQKIERDRVEFLGGVRHGRTLGSPVAMLVRNRDYANWERRMNPAPVEDPPEPITLPRPGHADLAGMQKYGFGDLRNVLERSSARETVARVAAGAVARRLLGEFGVRVFSAVYRIGEVAMDRALAAAGAGKADRSEVRCPDPEVSERMKAEIDAARHARDALGGEFVVVAEGCPPGLGSYADWRDRLDARLAAAVVSINAIKGVEIGDAFEAARRRSSEVQDEIVRRGGALGRASNRLGGLEGGMTNGEPVVVAAAMKPISTIARALRTVDLSTGEEARAFRERADSCAVPAAAVIGEAMVAVVLAEAFLEKFGADALEDIRASYEHYMRRIGLPARRADA
- a CDS encoding PilN domain-containing protein, whose protein sequence is MRRINLLPPEERRRGLERLRGQRAAGLLLVGGAAALLVVGLVALFLVVRIYMVESRIAELDARIAEQNRRLEALSPYRGLQARIEEKKPVADGIYRSRFQWAEFLQGLAFVIPTTTALETMSAEASPVDIDAPVGQPLEPPGRVVFTGVALPEYRNVADFVVRMDNLRFLANTRLESAELDRQTFIRPALSFEAESELVTEVGAAGTELRLEGLEEQASRAGGAR
- a CDS encoding shikimate kinase — translated: MRERVAIVGYMGCGKSTVGRLLAGRLGAEFVDLDEAVARSAGRSIPLIFAERGEEGFRGLEHGQLAEALRPGSAPRVIACGGGAVLREDNRRLLRERAATVFLEEDLRRLYARTRAADRPLRGASFEEFCRRYELRLPLYREVADLTVGVDGRGAEEVAEEIARWLGA
- a CDS encoding type 4a pilus biogenesis protein PilO, producing the protein MDGERRTLVFGALGILAAVALAYLLLLSPLLDRLQSSAQERDQKEARLAGLREEVRRLEDVRRNAPELERQLLELSRRIPERPEIPTFIVQVEEVARASGVTQLSIEPGTPGAPETGGPYSVVPVTMTFEGTYEEMQDFLLRLQNLVRLVAVNEVSYEPAEAAGAAAGIERLLRVEVRAEIYFQPEGPAGAGAGETTTGEVTSGGG
- the pilM gene encoding type IV pilus assembly protein PilM translates to MLGRVAALGRLLPQPIGMDIDRSAIKAVQLSGSPGGYVLEHVGYRRLPEGVISGGEVSDPELLAAELRSFRETHAFRGRSVLLGVANEQVVVRFVSFPRMEPGELAGALAFQAQDYIPVPLEEAVLDHAVLGPSPENPGEDRVLLVAARKEMVRRLTAAVRSGGFRPVGVDVKALCLLRSALPATFFEDEGDVVLLDVGGELSNLLVAGGGRPALVRFLPLGVRDFVRRVSEVADLPEDQAERLVFEPGVGLGGVPEAPSLPAPEQQETEELPDPALVYDVRRGLEEAVRLLAEEVQRSAEYHQAQPGSREVSLVILSGEAGLIPGLASHLSELLGLPVEPARPLAGVLRNRSNVSDEQLRAMEPVLAVALGLAMEEGP